The genomic region TCTTAATTTATATCTTAAACTATTATCTTTAACAAGTTTTAACAGATGATCACTTAGTTGTTTTATGTTGCCGGGATCGTAAAACAACGCACTAAAACCATCTTCAACTTGTTCTTTGACACCAAAAACAGGAGTAGTTATTATTGGTAAATTAAAGTATAAAGCTTCTAAAATGACACGTGGATAACTTTCTAACCTTGAAGAGAATACTAATATATCCGACGCTAGGTAATAATTTACTACCTTATAAAATTCAGTTTCATCTGAAGTTTCTGGAATGATGAAAATTGACTGTTTAAACTTTGAGGGCATTTCTGCATATATCTCATGAAGTTCATCACTATACTTAGAAGGTTTATCTCCAACAATAAATATCTTTATTTTATCTATAACCCCTGATGGGAGATTTTGAATAGCTAATAGAATATCTTTTTGCCCTTTTCGCTCTGATACGGTGCCAACAAGTAAAATAGCTATTTCATCACCATTAACACCTAAAATTGCCCTGGACTCTTCCCGAGTCCAATTTACAGAATTATAAATTAACCTTTTGGTATTTAAAGCATTGTAAATAGTTATAAAATTATCATCGTTTAATTGTTTCCAATTGTCCATTGTATACTTTGATACGAATATTACTTTATAAGGATAGCTAAAAGAATCAAATGCAATCTTTTTAACTTGTTCGGGTAAATAATCAAAGTAAGTTTCCCAATATTCACTTTCCCTTGGATTCCAACTACATGATATTTTCAGTTTTCGTGCAAGTTCAATGCCATAAAAAGTTCTTAACGTATTTGCATGTACGAATTGAATATTATAACCATTAATTTTTTTTATGAGGGATAATAAATTTTCATTAAATTCATTTAGGTCAATAGGTTCCTGTAATTTACTGTTTCCAATAATAACTTTAACACCATTCTTTTCGTAAGCTTTTCTTAAAGGTCCATCAATTGGAGAGTGGACAATTGGGTTTACAACTTCTTTATGTTTTAATCCTATAACGAGTTCATACAAACTATTTTGTGCACCTTGCATGTACAAATTATGTGAGAAAAATAAGGTTCTGACACCTTTATTCCTAGAATCATCAATGGAAAACTGTAAATGAGAATTATGTCTTCCTCCCTTAAACTCATTTGAGTAATCGTGGATCAAATTTATCTCCTGTGATGATACAGAATTTGATTGTTTTATTCGAACTAAAATATCAAAAATAGGGTTGGGATTACGACCTTCTGCTTCACCGTGTTTTATAAAGTGTACCAACGGATTAATCTTAGCTTCTACAACATCAGGATTAGTTTGGAGATACCACTTAGTACTAAAAAAAGGATTGGGGTCATATTTTTCTTTAACACCAAACGTTAAATAATGGTTAATTGGATCAATTAATTTGAAATCAACATTATGATTATAATTTTCAATATACCAATCACTATCAAACAACCCTGAATTAGCTATGACCCC from Methanobacterium sp. harbors:
- a CDS encoding glycosyltransferase — translated: GAVFDLKDRNLSLEERLGEVEAERGVLEGAVFDLKDRNLSLEERLDIIKEEKSKIVKNYYKTKKYNDMLDKKLQMDIKVLKEALNQQKLLFNSIKGKEKRIWDMEKEQNKLKYQIEVITNKYHEIEYLQNKDKPFFQRFVSKFPSFYMLFKWRNNGIKNALNNVRGYKSIKEHNLFDMAYYLNRNNDVKLLGMDPIVHYICYGFKEGRKPNPNFDGDYYLKKYGDVKKSNLNPLVHYALYGLNEKRRTKKEKSIETYVNSQKNDDYGVIANSGLFDSDWYIENYNHNVDFKLIDPINHYLTFGVKEKYDPNPFFSTKWYLQTNPDVVEAKINPLVHFIKHGEAEGRNPNPIFDILVRIKQSNSVSSQEINLIHDYSNEFKGGRHNSHLQFSIDDSRNKGVRTLFFSHNLYMQGAQNSLYELVIGLKHKEVVNPIVHSPIDGPLRKAYEKNGVKVIIGNSKLQEPIDLNEFNENLLSLIKKINGYNIQFVHANTLRTFYGIELARKLKISCSWNPRESEYWETYFDYLPEQVKKIAFDSFSYPYKVIFVSKYTMDNWKQLNDDNFITIYNALNTKRLIYNSVNWTREESRAILGVNGDEIAILLVGTVSERKGQKDILLAIQNLPSGVIDKIKIFIVGDKPSKYSDELHEIYAEMPSKFKQSIFIIPETSDETEFYKVVNYYLASDILVFSSRLESYPRVILEALYFNLPIITTPVFGVKEQVEDGFSALFYDPGNIKQLSDHLLKLVKDNSLRYKLRENTKKQLKQLTTHDEMLEKYGEIILNGIGE